In a single window of the Procambarus clarkii isolate CNS0578487 chromosome 51, FALCON_Pclarkii_2.0, whole genome shotgun sequence genome:
- the LOC138351845 gene encoding uncharacterized protein, translating into MYYDEIVQNKFPNFKTVLMLHQWVHYCHVFTSGHYRVFVSGVELTQGPLEGQVMSLPLNSTLILGQDQDSLGGGFETDQVFRGHMTQVNIWNRSLSQQEVEDIAKCKQLGQGNIFSSDTDDVEVFGASVSQERLATLCQTTRDFVILPEDRNHIDSLLLCQRLGCDMYGPSSREENMELFNKSLLFKDKCSKSLILWVGLTDEGEEGVWRKISNNEIVKEVPFRDRQPNGYTTENCVYMNRDSGLLNDVRCSLDYMTCVPCTRNTTRTLRLRGLCLLREHETFFEMLGYINQKPYFHGYYGFMIYMVESKIWVLKNIITSENLATLTLPSVKSYPLGKHNWLISSEVCNTRVNTSILLSLSACDSSEYTCNNGECIPKEQRCNTIDECSDFSDEDGCTLVKLPQSYRSVRPPDNVNGGKVLELESLVQILRFLNINDVKRVIDLEINVLITWKDPRLKYLNLKNTTEINRLSSADENNIWRPVINFPNVHDGNIKMFTEQLFLKKTGLPLEVDFNDANMDISYSGKSASIIQRQHYSGSFACVFDVFYYPFDTQRCVLLLQLSSVSHEVVTFSAELAAVEYMEGRSLPSYTVTFCSVTVTHRGSNATRYPVLLVEFGLERRWTVIVLNVFLPTALLQAIGYATLFLHTNDQGDRLTLSLTTLLVLYTLFNNTSDALPVTAYVKMIDVWFFYCIFLLFSIILCHVKAHHQSENLGKVTQVTPSGTMKGVARPAFTVDILRTARVIIVPVSVVIFNVLYWSLLIFGSNSTSN; encoded by the exons ATGTACTACGACGAAATCGTCCAGAATAAGTTTCCGAACTTCAAGACGGTCCTGATGCTTCACCAGTGGGTTCACTACTGCCACGTTTTCACCTCCGGACACTACCGTGTCTTTGTTAGCGGGGTGGAGCTGACGCAGGGGCCTCTGGAGGGGCAGGTGATGTCGCTCCCGCTCAACTCTACCCTTATACTAGGTCAGGACCAGGACAGTTTAGGAGGTGGTTTCGAAACCGATCAGGTGTTTCGTGGTCACATGACTCAAGTCAACATCTGGAACAGGAGTCTCAGTCAGCAGGAAGTTGAAGATATAGCCAAGTGCAAGCAGTTGGGACAAGGAAACATCTTCTCTTCAGACACAGATGATGTTGAGGTTTTTGGGGCCAGTGTCTCGCAGGAGCGGCTCGCCACGCTGTGTCAGACCACAAGGGACTTTGTTATCTTGCCTGAGGATCGAAATCACATCGATTCTCTTCTCTTGTGTCAGCGCCTCGGCTGTGACATGTATGGACCATCGTCGCGTGAAGAAAACATGGAGTTGTTTAACAAATCATTACTTTTTAAAGATAAATGCTCAAAATCTCTTATCTTATGGGTCGGTTTAACTGACGAAGGAGAAGAAGGAGTATGGCGCAAAATTTCTAACAACGAAATAGTTAAAGAAGTACCGTTTAGAGACAGACAACCCAATGGATATACGACTGAGAACTGTGTGTATATGAACCGGGATAGTGGACTTTTGAATGATGTGCGTTGTTCGCTAGACTATATGACCTGCGTCCCATGCACGAGGAACACGACCCGCACCCTCCGCTTGAGGGGCTTGTGCCTACTGCGAGAACATGAAACCTTTTTCGAAATGCTTGGCTACATCAACCAGAAACCATATTTTCACGGATATTATGGTTTTATGATTTACATGGTAGAATCGAAAATTTGGGTATTAAAAAATATCATAACGAGTGAAAATTTAGCAACTTTGACACTTCCATCTGTAAAATCTTACCCACTGGGTAAACACAATTGGTTGATCAGTTCAGAGGTTTGTAACACTCGTGTAAATACGAGCATCTTACTGTCTCTCTCAGCCTGTGATAGTTCTGAATATACCTGCAATAATGGTGAATGCATTCCCAAGGAGCAGAGATGCAACACTATAGACGAGTGTTCTGACTTCTCTGACGAAGATGGGTGTACGCTGGTGAAGCTTCCTCAGAGCTACAGGTCTGTAAGACCTCCGGACAATGTGAATGGCGGTAAGGTCCTGGAACTTGAGTCGCTGGTCCAGATCCTACGGTTTCTCAACATCAACGACGTCAAAAGAGTCATTGATCTGGAGATTAATGTACTGATTACTTGGAAGGATCCGAGGCTAAAATATCTTAACCTGAAAAATACGACGGAAATAAATCGACTTTCTTCAGCGGATGAAAATAATATCTGGAGGCCAGTAATTAACTTCCCAAACGTTCATGATGGAAACATTAAAATGTTCACCGAACAACTTTTCCTCAAAAAGACAGGCTTACCACTCGAAGTGGATTTCAACGATGCTAATATGG ATATATCCTACTCGGGGAAGTCAGCTTCAATCATTCAGCGACAGCACTACAG TGGGAGCTTTGCTTGCGTGTTCGACGTGTTCTATTACCCTTTCGACACCCAGCGTTGTgtcctgctgctgcagctgtcctCCGTCAGCCACGAGGTGGTGACCTTCTCCGCGGAGCTGGCCGCGGTCGAGTACATGGAAGGCAGGAGCCTGCCTTCCTACACCGTCACCTTCTGCTCAGTAACTGTCACTCACAGAGGCAGCAACGCCACCCGGTACCCTGTTTTGTTG GTGGAATTTGGACTGGAACGGCGATGGACGGTGATAGTCTTGAATGTCTTTCTTCCCACCGCTCTACTCCAGGCCATAGGCTACGCTACTCTCTTCCTCCACACCAATGACCAAGGG GATCGTCTTACGCTGAGTCTGACGACGCTGCTGGTGCTCTACACGCTCTTCAACAACACCTCCGATGCCCTTCCCGTCACCGCCTACGTGAAAATGATCGATGTGTGGTTCTTCTACTGCATCTTCCTCCTATTCTCCATCATCCTCTGCCACGTGAAGGCTCACCACCAGTCTGAGAACCTCGGGAAGGTGAcccaggtgaccccatcaggcacTATGAAGGGTGTGGCTCGGCCGGCCTTCACCGTGGACATACTCAGGACGGCAAGGGTGATCATCGTGCCCGTGTCAGTCGTCATCTTCAATGTTCTCTACTGGTCTCTCCTGATATTCGGTTCCAATTCTACATCCAACTAA